One window from the genome of Dermacentor silvarum isolate Dsil-2018 chromosome 5, BIME_Dsil_1.4, whole genome shotgun sequence encodes:
- the LOC119452909 gene encoding 4-hydroxyphenylpyruvate dioxygenase isoform X2, translating into MTTYTDKGPKPDGGRFLAFDHVTFWVGNAKQAASYYCNKMGFEYFCYRGLETGSRKVVSHAVRQNKIIFIFSSALNPDDEVMGPHLVKHGDGVKDIAFSVEDLDTIVKRAKERGAEIVRDIWEETDECGTVRFATVQTCGDTTHTFVERGVYNGLFLPGFKKHPSRDRSYEKLPDAGLQFIDHCVLNQPDLEMVPTAMWYEKSLMFHRFWSVDDKQIHTKYSALRSIVVTNYEETIKMPINEPANGLRRSQIQEYVDYYGGAGVQHIALNSSDIIASITALRERGMEFLDTPDTYYTQLREKLKTAKITVSEDLNTLQKLKILIDYDDNGYLLQIFTKNMQDRPTLFLEVIQRHNHHGFGAGNFKSLFEAIEAEQEARGNLY; encoded by the exons CCCGATGGCGGTCGCTTCCTGGCCTTCGATCATGTGACATTCTGGGTCGGAAATGCAAAACAG GCGGCGTCCTACTACTGCAACAAGATGGGCTTCGAGTACTTCTGCTACCGAGGCCTGGAGACCGGATCCCGTAAGGTGGTGTCACATGCGGTCCGCCAGAACAAGATCATCTTCATCTTCTCCTCGGCGCTCAACCCGGACGACGAAG TGATGGGACCGCACCTTGTCAAGCACGGAGACGGAGTCAAGGACATCGCCTTCAGTGTCGAAGACCTGGACACCATTGTGAAG CGTGCCAAGGAGCGTGGTGCCGAGATCGTCCGCGACATCTGGGAGGAGACTGACGAATGCGGAACCGTGCGTTTTGCAACGGTGCAGACG TGTGGTGACACGACGCACACGTTCGTGGAGCGTGGAGTGTACAACGGCCTCTTCTTGCCGGGATTCAAGAAGCATCCGTCTCGGGACCGCAGTTACGAGAAGCT GCCAGACGCTGGTCTCCAATTTATTGACCACTGCGTCCTCAACCAGCCCGACCTGGAGATGGTGCCCACCGCCATGTG GTACGAAAAGAGCCTGATGTTCCACCGCTTCTGGTCGGTGGACGACAAGCAGATCCACACCAAGTACTCGGCTCTGCGCTCCATCGTGGTCACAAACTACGAGGAGACCATCAAGATGCCCATCAACGAACCCGCCAATGGTCTGCGACGATCGCAGATACAG GAGTATGTGGACTACTACGGAGGTGCCGGCGTCCAGCACATCGCCCTGAACTCGAGCGACATCATCGCCTCG ATCACGGCATTGCGCGAGCGCGGCATGGAGTTCCTGGATACGCCGGACACGTACTACACGCAGCTGCGGGAGAAGCTCAAGACAGCCAAGATCACCGTCTCCGAGGACCTTAACACG CTGCAGAAGCTGAAGATCCTGATCGACTACGACGACAACGGCTACCTGCTGCAGATATTCACCAAGAACATGCAGGACCGCCCGACGCTTTTCCTCGAGGTCATCCAGAGGCACAACCACCAC GGATTCGGTGCCGGCAACTTCAAGTCCCTGTTCGAAGCCATCGAGGCCGAACAGGAGGCCAGAGGAAACCTCTACTGA
- the LOC119452909 gene encoding 4-hydroxyphenylpyruvate dioxygenase isoform X1, with product MGSAELRTTYTDKGPKPDGGRFLAFDHVTFWVGNAKQAASYYCNKMGFEYFCYRGLETGSRKVVSHAVRQNKIIFIFSSALNPDDEVMGPHLVKHGDGVKDIAFSVEDLDTIVKRAKERGAEIVRDIWEETDECGTVRFATVQTCGDTTHTFVERGVYNGLFLPGFKKHPSRDRSYEKLPDAGLQFIDHCVLNQPDLEMVPTAMWYEKSLMFHRFWSVDDKQIHTKYSALRSIVVTNYEETIKMPINEPANGLRRSQIQEYVDYYGGAGVQHIALNSSDIIASITALRERGMEFLDTPDTYYTQLREKLKTAKITVSEDLNTLQKLKILIDYDDNGYLLQIFTKNMQDRPTLFLEVIQRHNHHGFGAGNFKSLFEAIEAEQEARGNLY from the exons CCCGATGGCGGTCGCTTCCTGGCCTTCGATCATGTGACATTCTGGGTCGGAAATGCAAAACAG GCGGCGTCCTACTACTGCAACAAGATGGGCTTCGAGTACTTCTGCTACCGAGGCCTGGAGACCGGATCCCGTAAGGTGGTGTCACATGCGGTCCGCCAGAACAAGATCATCTTCATCTTCTCCTCGGCGCTCAACCCGGACGACGAAG TGATGGGACCGCACCTTGTCAAGCACGGAGACGGAGTCAAGGACATCGCCTTCAGTGTCGAAGACCTGGACACCATTGTGAAG CGTGCCAAGGAGCGTGGTGCCGAGATCGTCCGCGACATCTGGGAGGAGACTGACGAATGCGGAACCGTGCGTTTTGCAACGGTGCAGACG TGTGGTGACACGACGCACACGTTCGTGGAGCGTGGAGTGTACAACGGCCTCTTCTTGCCGGGATTCAAGAAGCATCCGTCTCGGGACCGCAGTTACGAGAAGCT GCCAGACGCTGGTCTCCAATTTATTGACCACTGCGTCCTCAACCAGCCCGACCTGGAGATGGTGCCCACCGCCATGTG GTACGAAAAGAGCCTGATGTTCCACCGCTTCTGGTCGGTGGACGACAAGCAGATCCACACCAAGTACTCGGCTCTGCGCTCCATCGTGGTCACAAACTACGAGGAGACCATCAAGATGCCCATCAACGAACCCGCCAATGGTCTGCGACGATCGCAGATACAG GAGTATGTGGACTACTACGGAGGTGCCGGCGTCCAGCACATCGCCCTGAACTCGAGCGACATCATCGCCTCG ATCACGGCATTGCGCGAGCGCGGCATGGAGTTCCTGGATACGCCGGACACGTACTACACGCAGCTGCGGGAGAAGCTCAAGACAGCCAAGATCACCGTCTCCGAGGACCTTAACACG CTGCAGAAGCTGAAGATCCTGATCGACTACGACGACAACGGCTACCTGCTGCAGATATTCACCAAGAACATGCAGGACCGCCCGACGCTTTTCCTCGAGGTCATCCAGAGGCACAACCACCAC GGATTCGGTGCCGGCAACTTCAAGTCCCTGTTCGAAGCCATCGAGGCCGAACAGGAGGCCAGAGGAAACCTCTACTGA